The sequence TCTCCTGCCCGATGGCGATGACCTTGTTCGTGCCGTGGTAGTCGCTAGCCCCTGTCCGGACAAGACCGAGGTCGTCGGCCAGCGCGCGGAGCCGTCGCCGGGTCGCCGCGTCATGGTCGGGGTGATCCACCTCCACACCGGTGAGTCCCCGCTCGGCCAGCGCGGCGATGGCGTCCTCCGACACCGTCGGCCCCCGCGAGGTGGCGAACGGGTGCGCCAGCACCGTGACCCCGCCCGCCGCCTCGATCATGGCGATCGCCGTGTCCACCGGTGTGTCCGCCCTCGGGACCAGGTACCCGCGCGCACCGCCGAGGTAGCGCGCGAACGCCTCGTCAACGGTCCGGACCACTCCGGCCCTGACAAGGGCCTGTGCCAGGTGCGGCCTTCCTGCCGGGGCGTCGGGGCCGAGTCCGGACAGCACCTCGTCGGGATCGATCGGCAGCCCGTCCGCCGCCATCCGCTCCGCCATCACCCGCAGCCGCCGCCTGCGCTCCTGCCGCAGCCTGCGCTGCTCCGCCACCAGCGCAGGCGCGGCAGGGTCGAACAGGTACGCCAGAAGGTGCACGCTCAGGCCGTACCCCTCCGCCGAACGCGCCTCGCACGACAGCTCCGCACCCGGAACCAGCGTCAGCCCTGGTGGCAGCGCACTCGCGGCCGCCTCCCAGCCCTCGGTGGTGTCGTGATCGGTCAACGCGATGACGTCGAGACCGGCGTCCGAGGCGACCCGCACGAGATCGGCCGGACTGTCGGTGCCGTCGGAGACGGCGGAGTGGGTATGCAGGTCGATTCGCACGCCGACCATTGTCCAGCGTGTGGGTTACCTGCCTCGTCTGCCCTCGCCGGGCTCAGCCGACCATCTTCTTGCTCCGCCGCGCCGCGCGCTGAGCCTTGATCATGGAGAACCGCTCGGCCTGCTTCTGCTTGTCGCCGAACACCAGCTCGGAGATCGTGTCGTAGAACTCCTCCGGCTTCGGCAGGTACTCGATGCGGTTCAGCGCCTGAATCTGACCGGCCGACTCCACGACCATCGTCCCGTACCCGAAGATCCGCCCGAGGAACGGCCGCTCGTAGGTCAGGTCGGTGACCTTGGTGATCGGCATCATCAGGACCTGCGTGGTCCAGACTCCGGTGGTC comes from Saccharomonospora xinjiangensis XJ-54 and encodes:
- a CDS encoding PHP domain-containing protein — encoded protein: MVGVRIDLHTHSAVSDGTDSPADLVRVASDAGLDVIALTDHDTTEGWEAAASALPPGLTLVPGAELSCEARSAEGYGLSVHLLAYLFDPAAPALVAEQRRLRQERRRRLRVMAERMAADGLPIDPDEVLSGLGPDAPAGRPHLAQALVRAGVVRTVDEAFARYLGGARGYLVPRADTPVDTAIAMIEAAGGVTVLAHPFATSRGPTVSEDAIAALAERGLTGVEVDHPDHDAATRRRLRALADDLGLVRTGASDYHGTNKVIAIGQETTEPDQFEELLAKAAGTPVVAA
- a CDS encoding PH domain-containing protein; this encodes MFAPRDPDEYLLDTERRVIRIRRHWACLIWQTFEAVALIAVCVMVSYILPPAMWVLQNVLWYVALFLVLRFAYQVVEWWVERLVVTDKRFVMTTGVWTTQVLMMPITKVTDLTYERPFLGRIFGYGTMVVESAGQIQALNRIEYLPKPEEFYDTISELVFGDKQKQAERFSMIKAQRAARRSKKMVG